The following proteins are co-located in the Microcystis wesenbergii NRERC-220 genome:
- a CDS encoding YlxR family protein, which translates to MNPFVNYRRCISCRLFAPKESFWRIVRLHPSGQIQLDQGMGRAAYICPQPNCLQLARQKNRLGRALKANIPETLYESLQERLGTAKQGRPNQD; encoded by the coding sequence ATGAACCCCTTCGTCAATTATCGACGCTGTATTAGCTGCCGTCTCTTCGCCCCGAAAGAATCCTTTTGGCGAATTGTCCGACTACACCCGTCCGGACAGATACAATTAGATCAAGGCATGGGAAGGGCTGCCTATATCTGTCCGCAACCTAATTGCCTGCAACTGGCCCGGCAAAAAAATCGTCTCGGACGGGCCCTAAAAGCCAATATTCCCGAAACGCTCTATGAATCCTTGCAAGAGCGCCTCGGTACTGCCAAGCAAGGTCGTCCAAATCAGGATTAA
- a CDS encoding response regulator transcription factor: MVSIHISIVEGNPHLRSLLAWHLQQAGYLVNQSATLQSARQAFLHRQPTLAIIDSDLPDGDGIELCRWLYQQKQSLILILSARNGEKDVVNGLKAGADDYLKKPFGMQEFMARVEVLTRRLRGVAAPLHLDYGELKIDLAQRRVQFHGEYIELTPQEFSLLYVLAQAEGTPLSRADLLRRAWPEEIDNPRTIDTHVLSLRKKIETDPRQPNLIQTVRNVGYRFNLEMLAEMTSALEANIIAPTKGNHNGHSINKIPAHTKSGY; the protein is encoded by the coding sequence GTGGTATCGATCCATATTTCTATTGTTGAGGGCAACCCGCACTTGCGATCGCTATTAGCTTGGCATCTGCAACAGGCCGGTTATTTGGTTAATCAATCGGCAACCCTGCAAAGTGCGCGTCAAGCTTTCCTTCATCGTCAACCAACCTTAGCAATTATCGATTCCGACTTGCCAGATGGGGATGGGATCGAACTCTGCCGTTGGCTTTATCAACAAAAACAGTCTTTAATACTGATTCTCTCGGCCCGTAATGGCGAAAAAGATGTGGTCAATGGTTTAAAAGCAGGGGCCGACGACTACCTGAAAAAGCCCTTTGGAATGCAAGAATTTATGGCTAGGGTAGAAGTGTTAACCCGTCGTTTACGCGGTGTGGCCGCTCCCCTACACTTGGATTATGGGGAATTAAAAATAGATTTAGCCCAACGACGGGTACAATTTCACGGGGAGTATATCGAATTAACGCCCCAAGAATTTAGTTTACTCTACGTTTTAGCCCAAGCGGAGGGAACACCCCTATCAAGAGCCGATTTGCTGCGTCGCGCTTGGCCCGAGGAAATCGATAATCCCCGGACAATTGATACTCATGTTCTCTCTCTGCGAAAAAAAATCGAAACCGATCCCAGGCAACCTAATTTAATTCAAACTGTCCGCAACGTCGGCTATCGTTTCAATCTAGAAATGTTGGCCGAGATGACTTCAGCTTTAGAAGCTAATATTATTGCCCCCACCAAAGGCAATCATAATGGCCATTCCATTAATAAAATTCCTGCTCACACTAAATCCGGTTATTAA
- the nusA gene encoding transcription termination factor NusA produces the protein MATVNLPGLKIMLEEISQRHNLPKNAVQEALREALIKGYERYRRAQSLEKAAQFHEDYFNNFDVELDVEEEGFRILSTKTIVEEVTNPDHHIGLKEVQEVADEAQLGDEVVLDVTPDQKEFGRMAAIQTKQVLLQKLRDNQRKLIQEEFQDLEGTVLQARVVRFERQAAIVMVQSTYGQPEVEAELPKREQLPNDNYRANATFKVLLKKVLEGSHRGPQLIVSRAAAGLVVYLFANEVPEIEEEIVRIVAVAREANPPSRHVGSRTKIAVDTLERDVDPVGACIGARGSRIQAVVNELRGEKIDVIRWSPDPATYIANALSPARIDQVLFTNAEERQALVLVAQDQLSLAIGKEGQNVRLAARLTGWKIDIKDIALYKGEQEVKTDENDPEAQDLDRE, from the coding sequence ATGGCCACTGTTAATTTGCCTGGTTTAAAAATAATGCTCGAAGAAATTAGCCAACGACATAATTTGCCAAAAAATGCCGTACAGGAAGCCTTGCGTGAGGCACTTATCAAGGGGTATGAACGCTATCGACGCGCCCAAAGTTTAGAAAAAGCCGCTCAATTCCATGAAGATTATTTCAATAACTTTGATGTAGAATTAGACGTAGAAGAAGAAGGCTTTCGCATCCTTTCTACTAAAACTATTGTCGAAGAAGTGACCAATCCCGACCATCACATCGGCCTCAAAGAAGTGCAAGAAGTGGCCGATGAGGCCCAATTAGGGGATGAAGTAGTTCTTGATGTCACCCCCGACCAAAAAGAATTTGGTCGTATGGCGGCGATTCAAACTAAACAGGTTTTACTGCAAAAACTGCGGGATAACCAACGCAAACTGATTCAAGAGGAGTTCCAAGATCTGGAAGGAACGGTTTTACAGGCCCGAGTCGTCCGTTTTGAAAGACAGGCCGCTATTGTTATGGTACAAAGTACCTACGGTCAACCGGAAGTGGAAGCAGAACTACCCAAACGGGAACAACTGCCCAACGATAACTATCGCGCCAACGCCACCTTTAAAGTGCTGCTCAAAAAAGTCCTAGAAGGTTCTCACCGCGGCCCGCAATTAATCGTTTCCAGAGCGGCGGCGGGTTTGGTAGTATATCTGTTCGCTAACGAAGTTCCCGAAATCGAGGAGGAAATCGTGCGTATTGTCGCCGTCGCTCGAGAAGCCAATCCCCCCTCCCGTCACGTTGGTTCGCGGACAAAAATCGCCGTCGATACCTTAGAGAGAGACGTGGATCCGGTTGGGGCCTGTATTGGGGCCAGAGGTTCGCGGATTCAAGCCGTGGTGAACGAATTGCGGGGCGAAAAAATCGACGTGATTCGCTGGTCTCCAGATCCCGCCACCTACATCGCCAATGCCCTTAGTCCCGCCCGTATCGACCAAGTTTTGTTCACTAATGCCGAAGAAAGACAAGCATTGGTACTGGTGGCACAGGATCAATTGAGTTTAGCGATTGGCAAAGAAGGGCAGAACGTGCGTCTAGCCGCCCGTCTGACGGGCTGGAAAATCGATATTAAGGATATAGCCCTCTATAAAGGTGAACAAGAGGTAAAAACCGATGAAAACGACCCAGAAGCGCAGGATTTAGACCGAGAATGA
- the rimP gene encoding ribosome maturation factor RimP yields the protein MTHPLIPDLLHLATPIAENLGLEVVDIVFQTNKRPPVLRVDIRNLAGDTGLEDCEQMSRALETALDSQEILPGAYVLEISSPGISRQLSSEREFHSFKGFPVIVTGQDSQGKPQEWRGKLQGRDEQSIYLNQKGRSLSIDRTTVISVRLDEQRNNQ from the coding sequence ATGACCCATCCGCTCATCCCCGACCTGCTGCACCTAGCCACCCCTATCGCTGAAAACTTGGGGCTAGAAGTGGTCGATATCGTTTTCCAAACCAATAAAAGGCCTCCCGTCCTGCGCGTCGATATTCGCAATCTTGCGGGAGATACTGGTTTAGAGGACTGTGAGCAGATGAGTCGGGCTTTGGAAACCGCCCTCGACAGTCAAGAAATCTTACCAGGGGCCTACGTTTTAGAAATATCTAGCCCCGGCATTTCTCGACAACTGAGCAGTGAGCGCGAATTTCACTCTTTTAAAGGCTTTCCCGTCATCGTTACTGGCCAGGATAGCCAAGGAAAACCGCAAGAATGGCGCGGAAAACTGCAAGGTAGAGATGAGCAATCTATTTATCTTAACCAAAAAGGTCGCTCCCTGAGCATCGATCGCACCACTGTCATCAGCGTCCGTTTGGATGAGCAGCGCAATAATCAGTGA
- a CDS encoding DUF3155 domain-containing protein → MARKRKRKSRRRQEGRKILELVPQYSIESGEDKPVTAARKYIQAIGISPPALLIVKRNEHTTDRYFWAEKGLFGAQYVEENHFLFPSLRDLQPQPQPVKAPVAVAK, encoded by the coding sequence TTGGCCAGAAAACGGAAACGTAAAAGTCGCCGTCGTCAAGAAGGACGTAAGATACTTGAACTTGTACCCCAGTATAGTATTGAAAGTGGCGAAGATAAACCCGTAACTGCGGCGCGTAAGTATATTCAAGCTATAGGCATTAGCCCACCAGCTTTATTGATTGTTAAGCGTAACGAGCATACAACCGATCGCTATTTCTGGGCTGAAAAAGGACTGTTTGGAGCGCAATATGTGGAGGAAAACCACTTCCTCTTCCCAAGTTTGCGCGACCTGCAGCCCCAGCCCCAGCCCGTCAAAGCACCGGTAGCAGTTGCCAAATAA
- the infB gene encoding translation initiation factor IF-2 translates to MSNAKVRIYDLSKELNLDNKDILDICDQLNIEYKSHSSTISEEDAQRIKAIAAKGVVSSTSKNSTGQRESVSPAEEKKQKILALHKHNRPETGEEGQSYPGQAGSSAKPTLISPPRPPVKPLVAPPGRDGAAEKTPPTAAEMLSQAASVKETPTETPLVPEAAPTLIAPPNRPSLTPKPRPGSASGRPEPRPKNAPGSNDKPPCPEPSRRGGEKRERGESENAPSPERRVSLAKPEKPTLNRKPDGKSPKLAEPAREVRETVELKRPVRPGMPAKISATGEEETDTTKKTGVDGTEIDTDTGLLGADGLKKLKRPTMPPRMAKKSTWEEEEEEEKKAAKTAKTAGKNKRRTQALFEDDDDLESELSGLINSPSFTLSTARPPKPPTAKAATPSTPTAVKVKRPSKPTAHTGGPKSERQEPQEEKRPESIVITGSLTVRDLSELMKVPETEIIRTLFFKGMAVNITQTLDVDTIEMIARDFEMTVETPSTQSAAIKTTEMIDVSDLESLQRRPPVVTIMGHVDHGKTTLLDSIRKTKVAQGEAGGITQHIGAYHVDVEHNGKPEQIVFLDTPGHEAFTAMRARGARVTDIAVLVVAADDGVQPQTKEAISHARAAEVPIVVAINKVDKPSANPDRIKQELTEQGLVAEDWGGETIMVPVSALRGENLDNLLEMILLVAEVEELVANPDRLAKGTVIEANLDRTKGPVATLLVQNGTLRVGDSIVAGSVFGKIRAMIDDRGQKVEAATPSFAVEILGLSDVPAAGDEFDVYESEKEARSIADQRAIERRNTRLQQALSSRRVSLSTLSIQAQEGQLKELNLILKADVQGSVEAILGALKQLPQNEVQIRVLLASPGEITETDVDLAAASGAVVVGFNTTLASGARASADREGVDIRDYNIIYKLLDDIQGAMEGLLDPEEVEEHLGFAEVRAVFTVGRGAVAGCYVQSGKLVRNRFLRVRRGKEIVYQGVLDSLKRMKEDAREVATGFECGVGVSKFNDWKEGDIIEAYEMVMKRRTLSS, encoded by the coding sequence ATGAGTAACGCGAAAGTCAGAATTTACGATTTATCAAAAGAATTGAATCTAGACAACAAAGACATTTTGGACATCTGTGACCAGTTGAACATCGAGTACAAGAGCCACAGTAGCACGATCAGCGAAGAGGATGCCCAACGCATCAAAGCAATCGCTGCGAAGGGAGTTGTTTCGAGTACCAGTAAAAATAGCACGGGTCAGCGAGAATCGGTTAGTCCTGCCGAAGAAAAAAAACAAAAGATTTTGGCCCTGCATAAACACAACCGCCCCGAAACCGGCGAAGAGGGTCAAAGCTATCCCGGTCAGGCCGGTTCCTCGGCCAAACCGACTTTAATCAGTCCCCCTCGTCCCCCGGTTAAACCCCTTGTCGCTCCCCCGGGGCGCGACGGTGCGGCCGAAAAAACTCCCCCCACCGCTGCGGAGATGCTATCTCAGGCCGCCAGTGTTAAAGAAACCCCGACCGAAACCCCGCTAGTGCCAGAAGCAGCCCCCACCTTAATCGCCCCACCTAATCGACCCTCCCTCACCCCGAAACCACGCCCGGGCAGCGCCTCGGGCCGGCCAGAACCCCGACCTAAAAATGCCCCTGGCAGTAACGACAAGCCCCCTTGCCCTGAGCCAAGTCGAAGGGGGGGAGAAAAACGCGAGCGCGGCGAGAGCGAAAACGCCCCTAGTCCTGAGCGCAGGGTTAGCTTGGCTAAACCAGAAAAACCGACCCTCAACCGCAAACCCGACGGAAAAAGCCCGAAACTGGCGGAACCAGCTAGAGAAGTGCGGGAGACGGTGGAATTGAAGCGCCCGGTTCGCCCCGGTATGCCCGCTAAAATCTCGGCTACTGGCGAGGAAGAAACCGACACCACCAAGAAAACTGGCGTTGATGGCACAGAAATCGATACAGATACCGGATTGCTCGGAGCAGACGGGCTGAAAAAACTCAAACGACCGACCATGCCCCCTCGCATGGCCAAAAAATCTACCTGGGAAGAAGAAGAAGAAGAAGAGAAAAAAGCGGCCAAAACCGCCAAAACTGCCGGCAAAAACAAACGCCGCACCCAAGCCCTCTTTGAAGATGATGATGATCTAGAATCGGAACTATCCGGGTTAATCAATAGCCCCAGTTTTACCCTCTCCACCGCTCGTCCCCCCAAACCGCCCACCGCTAAAGCTGCCACCCCTAGCACTCCAACAGCAGTCAAAGTTAAGCGGCCTAGTAAACCAACCGCCCACACCGGCGGCCCGAAAAGCGAGCGCCAAGAACCCCAAGAGGAAAAACGCCCGGAAAGCATCGTCATCACCGGCAGTCTCACCGTGCGCGACCTCTCGGAATTGATGAAAGTCCCCGAAACCGAGATCATCAGAACCCTATTTTTTAAAGGGATGGCGGTTAATATCACCCAAACTCTCGACGTGGACACGATCGAAATGATCGCCAGGGACTTCGAGATGACCGTGGAAACCCCCAGCACCCAGTCGGCGGCGATCAAAACCACGGAAATGATCGATGTCTCCGACTTGGAAAGTCTCCAGCGTCGTCCCCCCGTCGTCACCATTATGGGTCACGTTGACCACGGCAAAACCACCCTCCTCGACTCGATCCGCAAAACCAAAGTCGCCCAAGGGGAAGCCGGCGGCATCACCCAGCACATCGGTGCTTACCACGTCGATGTGGAACATAACGGCAAACCGGAACAGATTGTCTTTTTGGATACCCCCGGCCACGAAGCTTTTACCGCCATGCGCGCCCGCGGGGCGAGAGTCACCGATATAGCGGTGCTGGTGGTAGCCGCCGATGATGGCGTACAACCCCAAACGAAAGAGGCAATCAGTCACGCCAGGGCCGCCGAAGTCCCCATCGTTGTGGCGATTAACAAAGTCGATAAACCTTCAGCTAACCCCGACCGGATTAAACAGGAATTGACCGAACAGGGACTGGTGGCCGAAGATTGGGGCGGTGAGACGATCATGGTTCCCGTGAGCGCCCTGCGGGGTGAAAATCTCGATAATCTGCTGGAAATGATTCTCTTGGTGGCAGAAGTAGAGGAATTGGTCGCTAACCCCGATCGCTTGGCTAAGGGAACCGTCATCGAAGCTAACCTCGATCGCACCAAAGGTCCCGTGGCTACCCTGCTCGTCCAGAATGGTACTCTCCGGGTGGGCGATAGCATCGTCGCCGGTTCCGTTTTCGGCAAAATTCGGGCGATGATCGATGATCGCGGTCAAAAAGTCGAAGCGGCTACCCCCTCCTTCGCCGTGGAAATCCTCGGTCTTAGTGATGTGCCAGCCGCCGGCGATGAATTCGATGTCTATGAAAGTGAGAAAGAAGCCCGATCGATCGCTGATCAACGGGCGATCGAACGACGCAACACCCGTTTACAACAGGCCCTCTCTTCTCGTCGCGTTAGCCTTAGCACCCTCTCTATCCAAGCTCAAGAAGGACAACTCAAGGAACTTAATCTCATCCTCAAGGCAGATGTGCAAGGTTCCGTCGAGGCCATCCTCGGTGCGCTCAAACAGTTACCCCAAAACGAAGTGCAGATTCGCGTTCTCCTCGCCTCTCCGGGGGAAATCACCGAAACCGATGTGGATCTGGCCGCCGCTAGTGGTGCGGTGGTGGTGGGCTTTAATACCACCCTGGCCAGTGGTGCGCGCGCATCCGCCGATCGGGAAGGGGTCGATATCCGCGATTACAATATCATCTACAAGCTTCTGGATGATATTCAAGGGGCGATGGAAGGTCTTCTTGACCCCGAAGAAGTGGAAGAACACCTCGGTTTTGCCGAAGTGCGTGCCGTCT
- the ftsH gene encoding ATP-dependent zinc metalloprotease FtsH yields MDQKSPLTVVRAKSAKNRGNRPVWKGIVTTWMILQTFGHVTAAWSQKNPNTLTYGELLEKIEQGKVKKVEINPSLQQAAVTLVGQTDKDPPKEVNLFDQNPELIKKLDAEKIEYGILPRTDNSALINVLTNLLVIIIVLGLLVFIIRRSANASGQAMNFGKSRARFQMEAKTGIEFNDVAGVDEAKEDLQEVVTFLKQPEKFTAIGAKIPKGVLLIGPPGTGKTLLAKAIAGEAGVPFFSISGSEFVEMFVGVGASRVRDLFRKAQENAPCLVFIDEIDAVGRQRGIGYGGGNDEREQTLNQLLTEMDGFEGNTGIIVIAATNRPDVLDSALLRPGRFDRQVVVDYPDFKGRLGILEVHSRDKKVAADVVLEAIARRTPGFTGADLANMLNEAAIFTARRRKEAITMAEVNDAIDRIVAGMEGRALVDSKAKRLIAYHEVGHAIVGTLCPGHDQVEKVTLIPRGQAQGLTWFTPDEEQGLTSRSQLLARIAGLLGGRVAEECVFGEDEVTTGAGNDIEKITYLARQMVTRLGMSELGLIALEEEGNSYLGGAGAGYHADHSFAMMAKIDAQVRELVKQCHDLATKLILDNRVAIDRLVDILIEQETIDGEEFRRLLTEFQRQADRSMVTMV; encoded by the coding sequence ATGGATCAAAAATCTCCGCTCACCGTAGTTAGAGCCAAGTCAGCCAAGAATCGTGGTAATCGGCCAGTATGGAAAGGGATTGTCACCACTTGGATGATTCTGCAAACCTTTGGCCATGTCACTGCTGCTTGGAGTCAAAAAAACCCAAATACCCTCACCTACGGTGAATTGTTAGAGAAAATCGAGCAAGGAAAGGTAAAAAAGGTCGAAATCAATCCTTCTTTGCAGCAGGCAGCAGTTACCCTCGTCGGTCAAACGGACAAGGATCCCCCGAAAGAAGTCAATTTATTTGACCAAAATCCCGAATTAATCAAGAAACTCGATGCTGAAAAAATTGAGTACGGTATTCTCCCTCGCACTGACAATTCGGCCCTGATCAATGTTCTCACTAACCTGTTAGTGATTATTATCGTCTTGGGATTATTGGTGTTTATTATCCGTCGTTCCGCTAATGCTTCCGGTCAAGCGATGAACTTCGGTAAATCAAGGGCGCGGTTTCAGATGGAGGCGAAAACTGGCATAGAATTCAATGATGTGGCGGGTGTGGATGAGGCCAAGGAAGATTTACAGGAAGTGGTGACATTCCTCAAACAACCGGAAAAATTTACGGCTATTGGCGCAAAAATCCCCAAAGGAGTCCTGTTAATCGGTCCCCCGGGGACGGGGAAAACTTTACTGGCTAAAGCGATCGCGGGAGAGGCGGGAGTGCCTTTTTTCAGCATCTCCGGGTCGGAATTCGTGGAGATGTTTGTCGGGGTTGGTGCGTCGCGAGTGCGAGATCTGTTCCGAAAAGCCCAGGAAAATGCCCCTTGTTTGGTTTTTATCGATGAAATTGATGCCGTTGGTCGTCAACGAGGGATCGGTTATGGGGGAGGTAATGATGAACGGGAACAAACCCTGAACCAATTATTGACGGAAATGGACGGTTTTGAAGGAAATACTGGCATTATTGTCATTGCCGCCACCAACCGCCCTGATGTTTTGGATTCGGCCCTCTTGCGTCCGGGTCGTTTTGATCGGCAGGTAGTGGTGGATTATCCAGATTTTAAGGGACGTTTGGGCATTTTAGAGGTCCATTCTCGCGATAAAAAGGTGGCTGCTGATGTGGTTCTGGAGGCGATCGCCAGGCGCACACCGGGTTTTACTGGGGCAGATTTGGCTAATATGCTCAACGAAGCGGCGATTTTTACCGCTAGAAGGCGGAAAGAGGCCATTACCATGGCGGAAGTCAACGATGCCATCGATCGGATTGTGGCCGGTATGGAAGGGCGCGCTTTAGTTGATAGTAAAGCCAAGCGTTTGATCGCCTATCATGAGGTCGGCCATGCGATTGTCGGTACTCTCTGTCCCGGTCACGATCAAGTGGAAAAAGTCACCCTGATTCCCCGGGGGCAAGCGCAGGGGTTAACTTGGTTCACTCCTGATGAAGAACAGGGTTTAACCAGTCGTTCCCAGTTATTAGCCCGAATTGCGGGATTATTAGGGGGACGGGTGGCGGAGGAATGTGTCTTCGGTGAGGATGAAGTGACTACCGGGGCCGGTAATGATATTGAAAAAATCACCTATCTGGCCCGACAGATGGTAACGCGTCTGGGAATGTCGGAATTGGGATTGATTGCCCTAGAGGAGGAGGGCAATTCCTATCTCGGTGGTGCTGGTGCTGGTTATCATGCCGACCATTCTTTCGCGATGATGGCGAAAATTGATGCACAAGTACGGGAACTTGTCAAGCAATGCCACGATTTAGCAACAAAACTTATCCTTGACAATCGTGTGGCGATCGATCGCTTGGTGGATATACTGATTGAACAGGAAACCATTGACGGCGAAGAATTCCGGCGTTTATTGACGGAATTTCAGCGACAAGCGGACCGGTCAATGGTGACTATGGTTTAA